In the genome of Luteitalea pratensis, the window CTGGCCTCCAATCACGCTGATCTCACGCAATGCTCACGCGTCCGTGAAGACCTGCCGGCGTCGCTGAGCCATCCTTCCGCACCTGACGGTGCCGCGGGAGCTTCGGCCGGCGGCATCGACCAGCAACCTGCCGATCGACAGGAGCGCGGGACCACACGTCAAGTGGCCCGGGTTTCGCGCCGGGAGCGTCGAATATCGCGGAGGGAACGTGTCGAAGAGTTGGAACCGGAAGGAAACCTGGCTTGCACTGATTGCGGTGGGCGTCGGGGGCCTGATTGCGGCGATCGCGGGGCTCCATCTCTACGTGACCGCCACCGCGACGCCGATTCATCCGGATCCGCACCGCGTGCCATCGTCGACGCAGGCAACCCCTTCGCCACCGTGGGCCGATGCCGTGCAGCGCAGCCGGGAATCGACGCGCGCGGCTCTCAGCGAACAGAACCTGCCGGGCCTGTCGGTGGCGATCGGGGTTGGCGGTCAGGTCGTGTGGGCCGAAGGTTTTGGCTGGGCGGATCTGGAGAGCCGCGTTCCCGTCTCGCCGGAGACACGGTTCAGGATCGGGACCGCCTCCACCGTCCTCACGTCGGCCGCCGTTGGCCGGCTGCTGGAGAAGGGCCGGCTGAAGCTCGATGACGAGATTCAGGCCTACGTCCCGGAGTTCCCGAAGAAACAGTGGCCCGTGACCGTGCGTCAGCTGATGGGGCACCTGGCCGGGGTGAGGAACGATGGCGGTGACGAGGGCCCGCTGTTGTCCTCGCGCTGCGAGCGCCCCGTCGACGCGCTGCAGGCGTTCGGGGAGCGCTCGCTGCTGTTCGAGCCGGGAACGCGGTACCGATATTCGAGCTACGGTTGGATCCTGGTGAGCGCGGCGATCGAAGCCGCATCGGGCGAGCCGTTCCTCAGGTTCATGGAGAAGCAGATCTTCGAGCCGTTGGGAATGCGCGACACCAGAGCCGACTCGGCGACAGAGTCGCTGTCGCATCGAATGACCCCCTACTTCCCGAGGTACGCCGCCGATCCGCGTTACGGCCCGGACGTCATGCGTCCGATCGACTATTCGTGCTACGCGGGAGCCAGTGCATTCCTGTCGACTCCGAGCGACCTGGTGCGCTTCGGCATGGCGATCAACGGCGGCCCGCTGCTACAACCCGCCACCGTCGAGTTGCTGCAGACATCACAGCGACTGGCCTCGGGGCAGGAGACGGGTTACGGCCTCGGCTGGGACCTCGAGACCGTGACCCTCGCTGGAGCACAAACGCGCGCGGTCGGTCACGACGGCGAGTCGCTGGGCGGCACCGTGGCGTCGTTGATGACATTTCGGGACCGCGGCATCGTCGTCGCCGTGATATCGAACGTCTCGTACGCAGACACGCCGTCCATCGCGCTGAAGATCGCGGACGCCTTCGCGGGTCAGGGCACGGCCCCCGCAGGCAAGTGATCCTCGTGCGTGGCTGAGGGTACGCGCAGCGCGCGAGTTCGCCAGCGTCGCGGATGCTCGCCGGACCTGGCGGGGACCGGGCGTCAACCATTTAGCGTCGCCGCGCGTAATAACCACCATGGCCCCCGGTGGCGCGCTGCTTGCCGCCCTGATTCAGGATCTCCGCTTCACGCTGCGCCTGCTTCAGCGCCAGCGCGGCTTTGCGCTGGTGACACTGGTCGTGCTCGGGATCGGGACCGGCGTGATGACCACGGTGGTCAGCGTCGCGAACGGCCTGCTGCTGCGTCCGCCACCGGTGCGCGAGCCAGCCACGCTCGTGCGCGTGTTCACCGGCCGCTACTCCGGCACGCCACTGCTCGACCTGCTGGCATACGACGAGGCGGCCGCGACGCTCGACATCGCCGCGTTTCGCGAGTCACGCGTCAGCGTTCGTGTCGGCAACGACGCGGCTCGCCCGCTGCTGGCGAGCTTCGTCACGGGCAACTACTTCGACGTGCTCGGTGTCGTTGCGACGCGCGGTCGAACCTTTCTGTCGCACGAAGGCCGCACGCCTGGGACCTCGCCAGTCGCCGTCCTCAGCCACCGGTCGTGGCAACGCCACTTTGGCGGCCACGACAGCGCCGTGGGCCGCGCGATCGTGGTCAACGGGCACGCATTCACCGTTGTCGGCGTGATGCCGGAAGCCTTCATCGGGGTGATGGGGCCGGTCGCCGCCGACATCTGGATCCCGGTCACGATGCATCCACTGCTGATGCCTGGCGCGCGGACGTTCACCGACCGCGACGCGTTCTACGCGCAGGCAGTGGCGCGCTTGTCAGCTGGTGTGAGCCTAGCACGCGCGCAAGCGGAAGCCGACGCGCGCTTCGTGCCGTGGCGCGACGACCAGGCCAAGGATGCGAGCGAGCCTGGCGGCTTGCACCTGCATCCCTTGCACTACCTCGTACCCGAACTCTGGAACCGGGCCGCGTTGTTCCTCGCCATCCTCGCGGGCCTGGCCACCAGCCTGCTCGGCATCACGTGTCTGAACCTGGCAAGCCTGATGGTGGCGAGCAATAGCGCCCGGACTCGCGAGTTCGCCGTCCGCATGGCCATCGGGGCGGGCCGTGGCCGGCTGCTCTGGCAGTTGTCGATCGAAGCGTTCTGCCTGGCGTGCGGTGGCGCAGTCCTGGGTGTCGGGGTTGCCGTGCTGCTGACCAGGATCATCGGCCGGTGGACGCCGCCGGTGGACGTGCCGTTGGTGCTCGACGTCTCGCCCGACTGGAGGGTCCTGGTCGCCGCAGGCATCGTGACCACGCTCGTGACCATCGCATTCGGGCTACTGCCGGCGTGGACGGCCACGCGCCGCGCCACTGCGTTTTCGCTCAACGGGAACTCCATTCGCAGTACCGGCGCTGGCCGTACCCGGACGCGTGCGACGCTGCTGATCGCGCAACTCTCGCTGTCGATGTTGCTGCTGACCGTCGCGGGGCTGCTGACGCGGAGCCTGCAGCATGCCGAACGGATGGACCTGGGCTTCGAGCCTGACGGCGTCCTGATGGCGGCGCTCGACCTCGACGTCAATGGTTATGAGGCGCAGCGAGGGCGCCAGTTCTACGCCGACCTCCTCGACCGAGTCCGCGCGATGCCAGGCGTGCGCCACGCGAGCCTGCTGGACGTGGTGCCGCTGACAGGCGCCAACCGTGGCTCGCAGATGCTCGCCGACGGCGTGCCGCCACCCGCGGCGGGACGCACCGACGGCCTCGTCAGCGTTGGCCGGAAGAGTGTGGCCGGCGGGCACTTCGCGACGCTGCGCATCGGCATGCTGAGCGGCCGGGACTTCAGCCGAGCCGATGACGCGTCGGCACCCGCGGTGGCGATCGTCAACGAGACGCTGGCGCGAACCTTCTGGCCCGGCGAGTCGCCGATTGGCCGGCGTCTCCGCTTCCACGAGCCGAGCGGAGCACCCAGCCCTCCCATCGAAGTCGTCGGCCTCGTCCGCGACTCCAGGTACGTCAGCGTCGGAGAACAGCCACGGCCGTTCATGTACCGGCCGGTGGCCCAGGAGTACCGGTCCGACGCCGCGCTGATCGTTCGCGTCGACGGACCACCGCTCGCGTTCGCACCACAGCTCCGGGCCGCGATCCGCGGCCTCGATCCGGATCTGCCGATCGTCGACCTGCGCACGCTGACCGAAGCCACCAGCCTCTCGCTGCTGCCGATTCGCGTGGCCGCCACGGTGGTCGCGGCCCTGGCTGCCACGGTGCTGGGCCTGGCCGCCCTCGGGTTTTACGGCGTGCTGTCGTTCCTGGTCGGACAGCGAACCCGCGAGATCGGCATCTACATGGCGCTCGGCGCCGACGGCGCGCGGGTCGGCCGGATGATCCTGCTCGAGGCGCTGCGCTGGATCGGATGGGGCGTGGCCGCGGGTCTGGCCATGGCGTGGCTGGTCGCCCCGCTTGCGTCGAGCCTCCTCTACGGTGTGGCCCCGCGCGATCCCGCGACACTGGCGGCCGTCACCGGCGTGCTGCTTGCTGTCGGCATCGCGTCTGCGTTGCTGCCGGCCTGGCGGGCCAGCACGCTGTCGCCGGCCGACGCGCTACGGCGCGACTAGCCGGAGTCGCGCTCGACTCGGGACGCCGATTCGTCTCGATGGCGCCACCAGCCCGGTGCCGGCGCGACAGCTAGCGAGACGTCTGTGTCTTCGGAAGCAGTCGTCGCAGGTGCGGCTCGAGTCCATCGACCATCCGCGCGAACCCCAGCTCCGTCGGATGACTATCGTCGACGGTGCCGTCACCATCAGTGCCAAGCAGTGTCGCGCTGGGCACGAGCGTGATGTGCCTGTCGCCGGCTTGCCGCCGGGTCTCGTAGATGCGGCGCAGCGACGCGTTCGCCGTCGCCACGTCCGCGGCCTTCTCCTTGCGGAACCGCAGGTTCGGGTAGAGCAGGTGTTCGACCAGGACGATCGGGGTGCGCGGACGTGCGGCACGGATGGTCGCGATGAACGCCGGCATGCGCTCATCGACTTGCTGAGGCGTCAGGTTGGGCAGCGCGTCAAGGACATAGATCGCCGGATCGAGCTCCGCCAGCAGCCGTGCGACCTCGGGTTCGGCCTTGCCGTTTCCAGAGAAGCCCAGGTTGATGACTGGCACATCGAGCCGGCGTCCGAGCATCGCGGTGTAGCTCATACCTGGTCGTGATGCACAGCACCCCTGTGTGATCGACGTGCCATAGACCACCACGGGGCGTGCCTTCGACGAGGGCACGAAGCGCAGGGTCGCCTCTTCCGGCACTCCGACTTCCAACCGTGAGACGCCGTTGTAGAGCGGGAGGTACAGCCGGAACTCGCGCGGCGTCGGCGACAGCCCGACGATGACGTCCGCGTCGTTGGTTGGAGACTCGGTAGGCCTGGCGCCGCCGACGAAGTACCACGCGCCACGTTCGTTGGCGTAGAGGTCGAGTCCACTGACTCCAGTCGTCGGCATGTGAGGCAGGGCCAGGCGGTCCTGCGTGACCGTCCAGCGCACGCGGATACGGGTGGCGTCGCTTACGAACTGCACGCTCAGTCCTGCCGAATGTTGCGAGAGATCCCAGACCGGCTTGCGCAGATCGTCCTTGGCTCGTGCCGGGAATCGGTCGAAGTCGCCTTCAGTGTCGGTCCACCCCTTGCCTTCGACGACTGCGGGCGTGACCCGGTGCCACCGCAAGGTCACCGGGGATTCGTCGGCAGTCGGCTGCGCCGCGGCAACGGCAGGCGCCACGGCAAGGAGAAGAACGCAGAGCGGGACAAGAATCATGGAGACTGTCTCCAACCTACTTGCGGTGGGCGGTCCACGGCGCCCGTGAGCCCCTCTCATTCGAGAACTCGCCCTCGATCTGGTTCCCCGTGATGGTGCCTGCGTACTTCGCGTAACAGTCGTTGAGCTCGATCAGCACCGCCGAGCCGTTCTGGCGCCAGTGGGCGCCCGTCTCCCGTGAGCGGCCCTTGGACTGATAGGCGAGTTCCTGTTTCGGCAGGAACTCGAACGTCGTGGTCTCGACAGGCTCCGGTCCATACTGCACCGGGATCGTGCCTTCCCACGTGGTCCCGGCCAGGCTCGGCGCGTCCTGTGCGGGCGCCTCCGCCTGGCCGGCGGCCAGCCACTGCTCGTCGCGTGCGCACCCCTTGCGATCGATCCAGATGTTGACGCTGCTCGCGATGGCCTGGTGACTGCGATATACGTAGGACACGCCGAGCCGCTGGCCCGGCTTGAGCCACGAGGGACCAGGCTCGCCTTCCACCAGCGGCGACCCCGGCCCCCGGAACTCGAACGTCGTGTCCTGTCCGAACCGAAATGACTCGACCTTTCCGTCAGTGAGCCGGATGTCGACTCGGCCGGGCGCCGCCGACACCACCTCGCCATCGCGCCAATAGGACCAGTTGGGCACGGTGTTGCCTGTGATCTTCTCCTGAGCGCGGGGATCATGCCGAGCAGCACGGGTCCGACGATCAGCAGCCCACCGATCGTGCCGACGGCGATGGCCGCGGTGCGTGGCGCCGATTCGTGGGGGCGCAGGCCGAGCCAGTAGGCGAGGCATACGAAACCGGCGATCGCCAGCGCGAATGGGTAGAGCATGAACGGCGCGAGGTACACCATCGCGCTGGCCCCGAGTGGCTGGACCCTCTCGACGATCCCGGTGAGGATCAGGAACACGATCAGCCAGACCGGCAACGCCACCAAAGCGGCGCGCCACCATGAACTGCCGGCGAGCGTGCGCGGCGTGTCCACGAAGGGATACGCGACGAGCGCCACCATGACGATCAGCGCGGCAACGTCACGCAGCAGGAAGATCAGCGGGATGGTGACCGCGGCAATCGCGATGCCGCTGCCGCCGGGCTTGCGGACAAGTTTGCGTCCGAACCGACCAGCTGCTGCCAAGGGCTTCGGAATCATTGGTGAGAGAGTCCGGCCCAGTATCGGCCACATCAGCTCGGATCGCGACGGGACCGGCGCCCCGGCCCGACCCGTGGTCTCCGTCAAGCGACACGCTTCGCGACGGCCCGTCGTATCCATGGCAACGCAGCTAATGCCTGATGCCTGATGCCTCATGCCCAGGCGTACCCGGAGAACACACGTGGCCACCACCTCAATGGATCGTGCCGAGTTGGACCGCCGTCACTTCCTCAAAAGCGCCGGTGCCGGCATGACCGCCGCGGCGCTCGTGCTCACCCCTGGCGAGGCCGCGGCTGCACAGGAGCAGGCCCGCAAAGCGGCGCTCGACCGGCTTGCCAGCAATTCCTGGCCGCTGCGTCAGTTGTTCAAGTCGCGCACCGCCCCGACCGCTGGCGCGGCGGCCCCCCGTCCGGCCGGCAGACGTGGTGATTTCGCGGAGGACGCCGAGGCGATCGCCAACAATCCCAACGCGAAGGAAGCGCTGGCCGTTGCGGAGAAGGCTCGCGCCGCGCGCGCGAACCTGCCCAACACCGCGGAGATGAAGAAGAAATACGGCGAGCTCACGGGGCTCGACTTCCCGCAGTTCACCAAGGACACGTTCCCGGGCGTGACGCGGATGGACATCCGCTCGTCGCTGTTCGGCGACATCACCGACGACTCGATGTTCCTGCCGCCGCAGGACGGGCAGCCGGGTTACTTCGATCCGATGAGTCCGTCGGGCCGGAAGTGGCTCGACACGCTGGCCGGCACGCTGGTCAAGACGGGGACGAAGGTGCAGCACATCTCCAACAACGCGCCGTTCGAGTTGGCCTCCTACGGCTCGCCCCAAGCCGATGTCAGCCGCAAGGCCGGCGTCGCCGTGGCGAAGCGCTGGCTGGAAGGCTGCTCTGTCCTCGGCATCAAGACGATGCGCATGAACTCGCCGCAGGCGTTCGGCGCGCCCATCCGGCCGAATGCCGTCCCTCGCGGACCAGGCGACGGCTACCCGCGCAACATCGACATGGTGCCGATGCTCGCCGCCGCGATCGAGTCGTACAAGGAGATGGCTGACTTCGGCGGCAACCTTGGCATCCGCGTGACGATCGAGAACCACTGGGGCCTGGCGGCCGAACCGGCCAACATCCGCACCATCATCGACGAGGTCAACCACCCGTATTGCGAGGCATCGCCCGACTTCTGCAACTGGGAGCATGAGTACATGCTCTTCAACGGCCTGAAGATGCTGGCGCCGTACGCACACACCCACGTGCACGCCAAGTACTGGGACCGCTGGGGCGACCGCAACGACGTGCAGCGCTCGACGCGGATCATGCTGGCGGCCGGCTTCCGCGGGACGTTCGCGCTGGAGTACGAACAGGGGCCGTGGGACGGCGTCGAGGGTGCCAAATACCTGTATCGCGAGGTCCTCATGGCGCTCACCGAGCCGAAGCCGGTGATCTGAATCCGGAAAGCGAGGGACCATGGATCTTCAGCTCGACCATCAGACCGCTGTCGTCACCGGCTCGACTGCGGGCATCGGACTCGAGATTGCCAGACGCCTGGCAATCGAGGGCGCCACCGTCATCGTCTCCGGTAGGACGGCCACTTCCGTCGACGCCGCGGTGGCCAGCATCCAGGCGTCCGGTGGTCGGGCTGTGCGGGGTGTCGTTGCCGACGTGACGATGGCTGCCGGAGCCGACCTGCTGCTGCGCGATGCCGGCCGCGTCGACATCCTCGTCAACAACCTGGGCATCTACGAGAGCAAGCCGTTCACGGAGATCACCGACCAGGACTGGATTCGCTTCTTCGACGTCAACGTCGTCAGCGGCGTGCGTCTGGCTCGGGCAGTCCTGCCGGGCATGCTCGCGCGAAACCACGGGCGCATCATCTTCGTGTCGAGCGAATCGGCGCTCTCGGTGCCGAAGGACATGATTCACTACGCCGTGACGAAGACCGCGCAGCTGACGATCGCTCGCGGCCTGGCCGAGCTGACGCGCGGCTCGCGAGTGACCGTCAACTCCGTGCTGCCGGGCCCGACCCGGTCCGCGGGCATCGAGGACTTCCTGCGGAGCCAGGCCAGCGACCCGTCCGCGCCCGCTGCCGCGATCGAAGCCGAGTTCTTCGCGACGGCGCGGGCCACCTCGCTGCTGCAGCGCATGATCGAACCTGGGGAGGTTGCGAGTCTGGTGGCCTACCTGGCCAGCCCGCTGGCGTCCGCGACCAATGGCGCTGCCGTGCGCGTCGAAGGCGGTCTCGTCCCGACGATTGCCTGACGTCCCGGTGCCGGCCGGCGCGAATCCGTGCAGTTGTAGCCGCGGGACTTGTCCCGCGGGCAGCGCGCCGGACATGTCCGGCGCCTACGAGATTGGTCGGAGTCCGACGGCTGCGGGAGCCGCGCTCCCATCATCAGTTGATGGCAGTTGACAGCCACCGTCCGCCTCTGTAGAGTCCCATCATCGACTGATGGGACTGACCAACACACCCTCCGACCTGCTTCCCGGCACGCTCGAGCTGTTGATCCTGAAAGCGCTCGCTGGCGGCGCCAGGCACGGCTACGGCATCGTCGAACACCTCCGCCGGACGTCCGACGACGTGCTGCGAGTGGGGGAGAGTGCGCTGTACCCCGCGCTCCAGCGCTTGCTGTTGAACGGTTGCGTGAAGGCCGAATGGGGTACCTCGGAGAACAACCGCCGTGCCCGCTTCTACACGCTGACGGCGGCCGGCCGCAAGCAACTGACCGCCGAGCGCGACGAGTTCGACCGCATGGTCGGCGCGATCCAGCGCGTCTTGAGCACGACATGACGGTCTCTCCCTCGACCACGAGTGATGCGCCAGCCGCGAGGGGCCGCTTGTCATGACCTCCCTCGTCCGCCGCCTGCAGCACCTCCTGCGTCGGTCGCGCCACGATGCCGACCTCGCCGAGGAAATCGAGGCTCACCGGGCGCATCGTCAGGACGCGCTCGAGCGCGACGGCCTCGATCGGACCGACGCAGTCCACGCGAGCCGGCGTGCGATGGGTAACGTGACGCTCGCCGTCGAGGACGCACGCGACGTGTGGGCGATGCGCGCGATCGACAGCGTGCGGCAGGACATCCGCGACTCGTGGCGTGGCCTGCGCAAGAGCCCGGGCTTCGCGCTCGCGGTCGTCGGGACGCTCGCGCTCGGCATCGGCGCCAACACGGCGCTGTTCTCCATCTTCAACAGCCTGATCCTGCGCCCGCTGCCCGTCCGCGATCCGGCCAGCCTCGCGCTGCTCACCAACGGCTCCTGGCCGTATCCCGTGTGGGAGGAGATCCGGGCCCGCGAGCACGAGCTGTTCGACGGCGCCCTTGCGTGGTCTGGCCAGCGCTTCGACCTCTCGCAGCGCGGCCGAGCCATGCCCGTCGACGGCGCATACGTAAGCGGGAGGTTCTTCGACGAACTCGGCGTGCGTGCGGTGCGCGGTCGTCTGCTCATGCCGGCAGACGATGGCGGCGCTGCACCTGATGGTCCCGTCGTCGTCATCAGTCATCGCTTCTGGCGTCAGCACTTCGGCGGCGCCGAAGATGTCGTGGGACGCCAACTGACCGTGCAACGCGTCGCGTTCACCATCGTCGGTGTGGCTCCGGCGGGATTCTTCGGCGTCGACGTCGGCCGGACGACGGACGTGATGCTCCCGTTCGCCGCGGAGCCATCGATTCGAGGGCAGGAAAGCTGGCTGAAGGACCCGTCCTCGTGGTGGCTGGAAGTCATGGTGCGGCTGAAGCCGGGACAGAGCATCGATCAGGCGAACGCCGCGTTTCGGGGCGTGCAGCCGCAGATTCGCGCCGCGGCGACGGGCGGCAATGCGGCGTTGGCCGGCTCACGCTATCTCGCGGAGCCCTTCACCCTGGTCCCGGCGGCGACCGGCACATCCTCGCTCCGGGGCCGGTTCGAGACGCCGCTGTTCGCGATGGTCGTGGCCGTGGGTCTCGTGCTGCTTGTCGCCTGCGCCAACATCGCCAGCCTGCTGCTCGCGCGCGCGCTGGCGCGCCGGCACGAACTCAGCGTCCGCCTGGCGCTGGGCGGCTCTCGATGGCGCCTCGGCCGGCTCCTGTTCACCGAGAGCCTGATCGTGGCCGTGACAGGCGCGACCCTCGGCCTGGGACTGGCCACCTGGGGCGGGACGGTGCTCGTGCGGCAACTGAGCACGTGGCAACGCACCGTGTCGCTGGATCTGTCGCTGGACTGGCGCGTCCTCGCGTTCACGGTGGCGCTTGCGTGCCTGTCGGCGCTCGTGGCCGGCATCGCCCCGGTGCTCGGACTCAAGAGCGTCGCCCCTGGCGACGCCCTGAAGGACGCCGGCCGCGCGATCACGGGCGATCGTCGTTTCGCGGCACGCGGCACACTCGTTGTCGCGCAACTCGCGGTGTCGCTCGTCCTCGTCGTGGCGGCAGGACTCTTCCTGCGCACCTTCGCGTCCCTCAATCGACTCCCGCTCGGCTTCGTCCCCGAACCGCTGCTCGTCGTGGAGTTGAACCTGCAGACAACCGTCGAGTCGATCGAGGCACGACCCGAGCGCGTCGAGCGTCTGCGCGCCGCCGCGGCGGAGATCCCGGGCGTGCGATCGGCGACCGTGTCGAGGGTGCGGCGTCTGACGGGCGGCGGCTGGAGCGCCGGCAAGGTTGCGGTCGGCGAGGGTCCGCCACCCCAGGTGGTCCGAGGGCGGCCCTCGCTCTGGCGCGACGCCACCACCCCCGGATGGTTCGCGGCGATGGGGATCCCTCTCCGTCGTGGCCGCGACTTCGATGAGGGCGACCGCGTGGGCAGTCCGCCTGTCGCCATCGTCAACGAGGCCTTCATGCGCCGGTACGCGCCCGGTCGGCAGCCGATCGGCGAGACGGTCCGGCTCGCCGGCATGGGTAACGAAGAGTCGCGATGGGAGATCGTCGGCCTGGTGGGCGATACCGTCTACGCCACGACACGCGAGGGGATGGTGCCGACGATGTTCGTCCCGGTGGCACAGCAGGCACCGGAGAACTTCTGGCCGACCGTCCTGCTGACCATCAACACGCCACCTGACCGGCGGGCGGCTGTCGAGCGCGACGTCGCGGCGGCGCTGACGGCAACCGATCCGACCGTTGCTCTCAGTTTCGGGAACTTCGACGAACTCGTCGCTGCCACGATCACGCAGGAGCGCCTCGTCACCATGCTGGCGTCGTTCTTCGGCGGGCTGGCGCTGCTGCTCGCCGGCATCGGGCTCTATGGCATCGTCGCCCATGCCGTCCGGGCGCGGCAGACGGAGATCAGCCTGCGCATGGCCCTCGGCGCGCATCCGGCCGGTATCGTCCGAATGGTGTTCCGCCGCGTCGGCGTCCTGATCCTGGCCGGAGTCGCGCTGGGGCTCGTGGCCAGCCTCTGGGCTGCGCGATTCGTGGCGCCGCTGCTGTTCGAAGTCGACGCGCGCGATCCACTGACGTTCGTCGCCGCCGCCGCAGTGCTCGTCGCAGTCGGCGCGCTGGCGGCGTGGCTGCCGGCCCGCCGCGCCACACGTCTCGATCCAGCCAGGGTGCTCCGCGAGGGGTAACTGTCACGACGTCGGGCTGGGACAGCCCGACGCTACCTGGTCCGGAATCGCGGCCTCGACCAGCTGCGCCAGCCAGGTCCTTCTCCTCTGCCGGCGGGCCCATCATTCGGGCCGGCCCCCTGTCCCGGAACCGCGCTGTGGCGGGGGCCCTTCCTTCCGCCGAGCCTCGGATGCCTTGACTTCAGCCTCCATGCTCGTCATGGCCTCCCGAAGCGCCTGAAGTGCAGAACGCGCTTCCAGAGAAAGCCCGCTTTCCGAAAGCGGATTCTTCTCAGTCGGATCCGCAAGATAGTCGAAGAACCGGCCGTCGGCGTACAACTTGAAACGCCCGTCGTGCGCATAGCGGTGAGGCCTGCCCTCGCGCACGGTGTTGGGTCCGGATGTCCGGCCGCGATAGAAGTCCGTGAAGATCCACCTCCGTGGAGAAGGTGATCCCCTGGTCAGCGTCGGATACAGGCTGACGCCGTCGCTCTGGACGTTCAGAATCGTGCTCCGGCCGGCGTCCAGCATCGTGGGAAACAGATCGCTGACATCGACCAGGTCGTCGCGCACCTGAGCGGGTGCGATGGTGCCCTTCCAATGCGCGATGAAGGGCACATGATTGGACGCGTCCGTCGATCCCCACTTGTCGCCCTGGACGGGGCGACCGTTCATCATCGACGTGACGCGAACGTCCGTGCCGTTGTCGCCCATGAACAGCACCAGCGTGTTTTCCCGTAGTCCAAGCTTGTCGAGCGT includes:
- a CDS encoding PadR family transcriptional regulator: MGLTNTPSDLLPGTLELLILKALAGGARHGYGIVEHLRRTSDDVLRVGESALYPALQRLLLNGCVKAEWGTSENNRRARFYTLTAAGRKQLTAERDEFDRMVGAIQRVLSTT
- a CDS encoding sugar phosphate isomerase/epimerase family protein; its protein translation is MATTSMDRAELDRRHFLKSAGAGMTAAALVLTPGEAAAAQEQARKAALDRLASNSWPLRQLFKSRTAPTAGAAAPRPAGRRGDFAEDAEAIANNPNAKEALAVAEKARAARANLPNTAEMKKKYGELTGLDFPQFTKDTFPGVTRMDIRSSLFGDITDDSMFLPPQDGQPGYFDPMSPSGRKWLDTLAGTLVKTGTKVQHISNNAPFELASYGSPQADVSRKAGVAVAKRWLEGCSVLGIKTMRMNSPQAFGAPIRPNAVPRGPGDGYPRNIDMVPMLAAAIESYKEMADFGGNLGIRVTIENHWGLAAEPANIRTIIDEVNHPYCEASPDFCNWEHEYMLFNGLKMLAPYAHTHVHAKYWDRWGDRNDVQRSTRIMLAAGFRGTFALEYEQGPWDGVEGAKYLYREVLMALTEPKPVI
- a CDS encoding ABC transporter permease; its protein translation is MAPGGALLAALIQDLRFTLRLLQRQRGFALVTLVVLGIGTGVMTTVVSVANGLLLRPPPVREPATLVRVFTGRYSGTPLLDLLAYDEAAATLDIAAFRESRVSVRVGNDAARPLLASFVTGNYFDVLGVVATRGRTFLSHEGRTPGTSPVAVLSHRSWQRHFGGHDSAVGRAIVVNGHAFTVVGVMPEAFIGVMGPVAADIWIPVTMHPLLMPGARTFTDRDAFYAQAVARLSAGVSLARAQAEADARFVPWRDDQAKDASEPGGLHLHPLHYLVPELWNRAALFLAILAGLATSLLGITCLNLASLMVASNSARTREFAVRMAIGAGRGRLLWQLSIEAFCLACGGAVLGVGVAVLLTRIIGRWTPPVDVPLVLDVSPDWRVLVAAGIVTTLVTIAFGLLPAWTATRRATAFSLNGNSIRSTGAGRTRTRATLLIAQLSLSMLLLTVAGLLTRSLQHAERMDLGFEPDGVLMAALDLDVNGYEAQRGRQFYADLLDRVRAMPGVRHASLLDVVPLTGANRGSQMLADGVPPPAAGRTDGLVSVGRKSVAGGHFATLRIGMLSGRDFSRADDASAPAVAIVNETLARTFWPGESPIGRRLRFHEPSGAPSPPIEVVGLVRDSRYVSVGEQPRPFMYRPVAQEYRSDAALIVRVDGPPLAFAPQLRAAIRGLDPDLPIVDLRTLTEATSLSLLPIRVAATVVAALAATVLGLAALGFYGVLSFLVGQRTREIGIYMALGADGARVGRMILLEALRWIGWGVAAGLAMAWLVAPLASSLLYGVAPRDPATLAAVTGVLLAVGIASALLPAWRASTLSPADALRRD
- a CDS encoding SGNH/GDSL hydrolase family protein; translation: MILVPLCVLLLAVAPAVAAAQPTADESPVTLRWHRVTPAVVEGKGWTDTEGDFDRFPARAKDDLRKPVWDLSQHSAGLSVQFVSDATRIRVRWTVTQDRLALPHMPTTGVSGLDLYANERGAWYFVGGARPTESPTNDADVIVGLSPTPREFRLYLPLYNGVSRLEVGVPEEATLRFVPSSKARPVVVYGTSITQGCCASRPGMSYTAMLGRRLDVPVINLGFSGNGKAEPEVARLLAELDPAIYVLDALPNLTPQQVDERMPAFIATIRAARPRTPIVLVEHLLYPNLRFRKEKAADVATANASLRRIYETRRQAGDRHITLVPSATLLGTDGDGTVDDSHPTELGFARMVDGLEPHLRRLLPKTQTSR
- a CDS encoding serine hydrolase domain-containing protein; this encodes MSKSWNRKETWLALIAVGVGGLIAAIAGLHLYVTATATPIHPDPHRVPSSTQATPSPPWADAVQRSRESTRAALSEQNLPGLSVAIGVGGQVVWAEGFGWADLESRVPVSPETRFRIGTASTVLTSAAVGRLLEKGRLKLDDEIQAYVPEFPKKQWPVTVRQLMGHLAGVRNDGGDEGPLLSSRCERPVDALQAFGERSLLFEPGTRYRYSSYGWILVSAAIEAASGEPFLRFMEKQIFEPLGMRDTRADSATESLSHRMTPYFPRYAADPRYGPDVMRPIDYSCYAGASAFLSTPSDLVRFGMAINGGPLLQPATVELLQTSQRLASGQETGYGLGWDLETVTLAGAQTRAVGHDGESLGGTVASLMTFRDRGIVVAVISNVSYADTPSIALKIADAFAGQGTAPAGK
- a CDS encoding SDR family NAD(P)-dependent oxidoreductase; the protein is MDLQLDHQTAVVTGSTAGIGLEIARRLAIEGATVIVSGRTATSVDAAVASIQASGGRAVRGVVADVTMAAGADLLLRDAGRVDILVNNLGIYESKPFTEITDQDWIRFFDVNVVSGVRLARAVLPGMLARNHGRIIFVSSESALSVPKDMIHYAVTKTAQLTIARGLAELTRGSRVTVNSVLPGPTRSAGIEDFLRSQASDPSAPAAAIEAEFFATARATSLLQRMIEPGEVASLVAYLASPLASATNGAAVRVEGGLVPTIA